A stretch of Methanosphaerula palustris E1-9c DNA encodes these proteins:
- a CDS encoding bifunctional RecB family nuclease/DEAD/DEAH box helicase, whose amino-acid sequence MTRYNLSPSMLSRYFFFECPRYLRYHATPKAERMINKLPAGKVNTAPAAKALLDAGFSWEEEVVRKLEGQVQIASGSGALHERVLEWQETLDGLSTLSPGHHLYQPTLQPPPDFLSQYGVSSDLCRFGISRPDLIRCTTVHGKRRLQIIDVKASEFLKGSHRIQVTLYARMLQEVLKANDLPLAADQVQAGIWLYNQPEPVWFDLIPSQRILEDFFSHKLNEILTASPKDLGWHLYYRCEWCEFYEYCRKEAEEKQSVSLLPFLSVAGRAYLREARWEKNGSVDSLGDLTTCLERDDAPVIFNGCGSLMNRRERYAHALQALDRHEVVRHGGYSVGFPRYESVRIVLTLQESPVDGFIYAAGVRRFGGSDGPFGTPFGRTVFVARSSEECATVRTKFIDHLYGLLEIVDGYNRDHLEWNEQFSLQTYVFDTYEQRLFIKLLYEAVKDPDLAPKVLTLLFHFQDTTLAEADEHPGKEVPFPLIVLTGVIRRLAALPIPIFYRLPEVQEVLPASHYPQTLNPSRRFWFDLSNTLRSDVILSVWNGQNVEAGVEAIQEELGRRLDAASSVVTGIREALGDSLVAWAPKFFLPAPMDFVHPLLSRLAFIVRYESFIAALEVREKRSLPASERLELGISVPVVSLGDDRWKLEQPLDPYLFEAQGTIRLIVPPGDEGERAQLCYNDYERRKRRYTPKSSILRQATVEGTLPDLRTGLIKQVSLKVEQKKEMEPFQKGDPAVLYPVFMDYNVDTILSRLSECDLDDTDLIRLIEEPLTVATPLAEDPGFVEAARGYANSHHLTSSQRAAFDQILKNRLTLVWGPPGTGKTTFLAAAILSLVQARQEQRRGIRILVTAFTHSAVENLLSKVQSQVHDLPVGKGVRVVKIDRDETYRRNGPASTTNDAIKAGLFSDDPSLVLGGTVYGIYKASKYLAPFDLLIVDEASQLRFGELSLALAALRPGGRLVFAGDDQQLPPIIKGEYPEPEDGLPGLHESIFRYLRLRDDHDQPRYTAELLENWRMNSTLSRFPAAALYGDGYVPATPVLAEQRLSLKPAGRPGSSLDAMLAWILDPAYPLVLAVLEDVQATVENQVEAGIVAALVVQLRERLLAPESDRGYPLTMEGDRQFFEEGLFIVSPHHAQIEAIRKAVNGLWIWHSPPFVDTVDKMQGREADAVIVSYGVSDPETAQQEATFIYSLNRLNVSVTRAKKKCITFLPRPLLTPSYELLQHEEGLKGLGHMLNLQAFCSENGETRTFSFVAEETGEQVRLTVLRTRVD is encoded by the coding sequence ATGACCCGTTACAATCTCAGCCCCTCGATGCTCTCGCGGTACTTCTTCTTTGAGTGCCCGCGGTACCTGCGATACCACGCGACTCCCAAGGCAGAGCGGATGATCAATAAATTGCCTGCCGGCAAGGTCAACACCGCCCCGGCGGCCAAAGCCCTCCTCGATGCCGGGTTCTCATGGGAGGAAGAGGTGGTCCGGAAGCTCGAAGGCCAGGTTCAGATCGCTTCAGGGAGCGGTGCATTGCATGAGCGGGTGCTCGAATGGCAGGAGACCCTCGACGGCCTCTCCACCCTCTCACCCGGGCATCACCTCTACCAGCCGACCCTGCAGCCGCCACCGGACTTCCTCTCCCAGTACGGAGTCAGCAGCGACCTCTGCAGATTCGGGATCAGCCGGCCCGACCTGATCCGCTGCACGACGGTGCACGGCAAGCGGAGGCTGCAGATCATCGATGTCAAGGCCAGCGAATTTTTGAAAGGCAGCCACCGGATCCAGGTGACCCTCTATGCCCGGATGCTCCAGGAGGTGCTGAAAGCCAACGATCTCCCGCTCGCGGCCGACCAGGTGCAGGCCGGGATCTGGCTGTACAACCAGCCCGAACCGGTCTGGTTCGATCTCATCCCGTCGCAGCGGATCCTCGAGGACTTCTTCTCCCATAAACTCAACGAGATCCTGACCGCCAGCCCAAAAGACCTCGGGTGGCACCTCTATTACCGGTGCGAGTGGTGCGAGTTCTACGAATACTGCCGGAAGGAGGCTGAAGAGAAGCAGTCGGTCTCGCTCCTTCCGTTCCTCTCGGTCGCCGGCAGGGCTTACCTCCGCGAGGCCAGGTGGGAGAAGAACGGGTCGGTCGACTCCCTCGGCGACCTGACGACCTGCCTTGAACGGGATGATGCACCCGTGATATTCAATGGCTGCGGGTCCCTCATGAACCGGCGGGAGCGGTACGCCCATGCCCTGCAGGCCCTGGACCGGCACGAGGTGGTCAGGCACGGCGGCTACTCGGTCGGGTTTCCCAGATACGAGTCGGTCCGGATCGTGCTGACCCTGCAGGAGAGCCCGGTCGACGGCTTCATCTATGCCGCCGGCGTCCGACGATTCGGCGGGAGCGACGGGCCGTTCGGGACGCCGTTTGGCAGGACGGTCTTCGTTGCCAGATCATCGGAGGAGTGTGCCACTGTCCGCACCAAATTTATCGACCACCTGTACGGACTGCTGGAGATCGTCGACGGATACAACCGCGACCATCTGGAGTGGAACGAACAGTTCTCCCTGCAGACCTACGTCTTCGACACCTACGAACAGCGCCTCTTCATCAAACTCCTCTACGAGGCCGTGAAGGATCCGGACCTCGCCCCGAAGGTACTGACCCTCCTCTTCCACTTCCAGGACACGACCCTGGCCGAAGCAGACGAACACCCCGGCAAGGAGGTGCCCTTCCCGCTGATCGTGCTGACCGGGGTGATCCGGCGGCTGGCCGCACTCCCGATTCCGATCTTCTACCGACTCCCCGAAGTCCAGGAGGTACTCCCTGCTTCTCACTATCCCCAGACATTGAACCCCTCCAGACGGTTCTGGTTCGACCTCTCCAACACGCTCCGGAGCGACGTGATCCTCTCGGTCTGGAATGGACAGAACGTGGAGGCGGGCGTCGAAGCGATCCAGGAGGAACTGGGCCGGCGACTCGACGCGGCCTCCTCGGTCGTGACCGGGATCCGGGAGGCACTCGGCGATAGTCTCGTCGCCTGGGCCCCGAAGTTCTTCCTCCCCGCCCCGATGGACTTCGTCCATCCCCTCCTCTCCAGGCTCGCGTTTATCGTCCGGTACGAGTCGTTCATCGCAGCCCTCGAAGTCCGAGAGAAGCGGTCGCTCCCGGCCTCGGAAAGGCTCGAACTGGGGATTAGCGTCCCGGTGGTCTCCCTCGGCGACGACCGCTGGAAACTTGAACAGCCGCTCGACCCGTACCTCTTCGAGGCACAGGGAACGATCCGGTTGATCGTCCCGCCCGGGGACGAAGGGGAGCGGGCCCAGCTCTGCTACAACGACTATGAACGGAGGAAGCGGCGGTACACCCCGAAGAGTTCGATCCTCAGACAGGCGACGGTGGAGGGGACGCTACCCGACCTTCGGACCGGCCTCATCAAACAGGTCAGCCTGAAAGTCGAACAGAAGAAGGAGATGGAACCGTTTCAGAAGGGGGACCCTGCCGTCCTTTACCCGGTCTTCATGGACTACAACGTCGACACGATCCTTTCACGGTTGAGCGAGTGCGACCTGGATGATACCGACCTGATCCGGTTGATCGAGGAGCCCCTGACGGTGGCCACGCCCCTCGCCGAGGATCCCGGGTTCGTCGAAGCGGCCAGGGGGTATGCGAATTCCCATCACCTCACCAGCAGCCAGCGGGCGGCCTTCGATCAGATCCTGAAGAACCGGCTGACCCTGGTATGGGGTCCGCCCGGCACAGGCAAGACCACGTTTCTGGCTGCGGCGATCCTCTCCCTCGTCCAGGCCCGGCAGGAGCAGAGACGGGGAATCCGGATCCTGGTGACGGCCTTCACCCACAGCGCCGTCGAGAACCTGCTCAGCAAGGTTCAGTCCCAGGTCCACGACCTGCCGGTCGGAAAGGGGGTGCGGGTCGTCAAGATCGACCGGGACGAGACCTATCGGCGGAACGGCCCGGCCTCGACCACCAACGATGCAATCAAGGCCGGCCTCTTCTCCGACGACCCATCGCTGGTGCTCGGCGGGACCGTGTACGGAATATACAAGGCATCGAAATACCTGGCACCCTTCGACCTGCTGATCGTCGACGAGGCCTCGCAGCTCAGGTTCGGGGAGCTCTCGCTGGCCCTCGCGGCCCTCAGGCCCGGCGGACGGCTGGTCTTTGCCGGCGACGACCAGCAACTGCCGCCGATCATCAAGGGCGAGTACCCCGAACCCGAGGACGGTCTCCCCGGGCTGCACGAATCGATCTTCCGCTACCTGCGCCTCCGCGACGATCACGACCAGCCCCGGTACACGGCCGAACTGCTCGAGAACTGGCGGATGAACAGCACCCTCTCCCGGTTCCCGGCGGCGGCCCTGTACGGGGACGGCTACGTGCCGGCGACACCGGTTCTTGCAGAGCAGCGGCTCTCCCTGAAACCGGCCGGCCGGCCGGGGAGTTCCCTCGATGCGATGCTGGCCTGGATCCTCGACCCGGCGTACCCGCTGGTGCTGGCCGTGCTTGAGGACGTTCAGGCCACGGTCGAGAACCAGGTCGAGGCAGGGATCGTCGCGGCCCTGGTCGTTCAGCTCCGTGAACGGCTCCTCGCCCCGGAGAGCGATCGGGGGTACCCCCTGACCATGGAGGGGGACCGGCAGTTCTTCGAAGAGGGTCTCTTCATAGTCTCCCCGCATCACGCCCAGATCGAAGCGATCCGGAAGGCCGTCAACGGGTTGTGGATCTGGCACAGCCCCCCGTTCGTCGACACCGTCGACAAGATGCAGGGGCGGGAGGCCGATGCTGTCATCGTCAGTTACGGGGTCAGCGACCCTGAGACGGCACAGCAGGAGGCCACGTTCATCTACAGCCTGAACCGGCTGAACGTCTCGGTGACCCGGGCCAAAAAGAAATGTATCACCTTCCTCCCCCGACCGCTGTTGACCCCCTCGTACGAACTGCTCCAGCACGAGGAAGGGCTCAAAGGGCTCGGGCATATGCTGAATTTGCAGGCGTTCTGCAGCGAGAACGGGGAGACGCGGACCTTCTCGTTCGTTGCAGAAGAGACCGGGGAGCAGGTCCGGCTGACCGTCCTCCGGACCCGGGTCGACTGA
- a CDS encoding hybrid sensor histidine kinase/response regulator: MDPDPIRVLLVEDNPGDARLIREMLVEIHTDRYEVVHVERLEYALLHLNNEKFDTILLDLNLPDAYGLSTLVKIRAKAPHVPVIVVSGLGDEEMAIHALREGAYTYLVKGQMSGHLLDRSIRYSIERERMEQIVQLQRAREYAENIVDTIRESLIVLDNRLRIVSANRSFYLDFHVTPEQVEGRFIHDLADQEWNIPQFLALLEKILHHSFQYEGLELDHEFPALGRRVMLLNARWVYEERGDTDRILLAMEDITERKRAEEALADEKERLAVTLWNIGEGVIVTDVGGSVGMMNRVAESLTGWTASEAVGLPIDQVYQVINEKTRNHCVNPVAAVLKKEETTDSSHFRLLIGKDGIERPLGDSVAAVRDKDGKIIGVVIVFRDITAARRMEEDLAKNERLESIGVLAGGIAHDFNNALTAIEGNIVVAKAHLKPEEKAYERLSEAEMAAHRARDLTRQLLTFSRGGKPIKRQLRLNDLLIDAVSFALSGSAVRKKFSIAEDLWPVEADEGQIRQVINNLVINADQAMPDGGILDVIGDNVSLASDQVLSLKAGNYVRIAVKDHGIGIPKEFLSKIYEPYFTTKQKGSGLGLTVAYSILRNHGGSLIVDSVTGGGSTFTLYIPASQMQLPVESVPSVHPLQGNERILWMDDETMIREVGGEMLSLLGYRFAFAEEGDQAIELYKAALESESPFDAVILDLTGAGGLGGKETIKQLLELDPQVRAIVCSGYSNDPVMANHREYGFRGVLTKPFTMKELDDQIHLVIGTEE; encoded by the coding sequence ATGGATCCTGATCCCATTCGGGTACTGCTGGTCGAGGATAACCCCGGTGACGCCCGGCTCATCCGAGAGATGCTGGTCGAGATCCATACTGACCGGTATGAGGTTGTGCATGTCGAGCGGCTTGAATATGCCCTGCTTCATCTGAATAATGAGAAGTTCGATACGATCCTGCTGGATCTGAACCTCCCTGATGCCTACGGCCTTTCAACGCTGGTCAAGATCAGAGCGAAGGCTCCGCATGTGCCGGTGATCGTGGTCAGCGGGCTTGGTGATGAGGAGATGGCGATCCATGCCCTCAGAGAGGGTGCCTACACCTACCTCGTTAAGGGACAGATGAGCGGCCATCTGCTCGACCGATCGATTCGATACAGTATCGAGCGGGAACGGATGGAACAGATCGTGCAGTTGCAGCGTGCACGGGAGTACGCTGAGAATATCGTGGACACGATCAGGGAGTCCCTGATCGTGCTCGACAACCGGCTGCGGATCGTGTCGGCGAATCGCTCGTTCTATCTGGACTTCCATGTCACCCCAGAGCAGGTCGAAGGGCGGTTTATCCATGACCTCGCAGACCAGGAATGGAATATCCCACAGTTCCTGGCCCTGCTTGAAAAGATCCTGCACCACAGTTTCCAGTATGAAGGGCTCGAACTTGACCATGAGTTCCCGGCCCTGGGCCGGCGTGTGATGCTGCTGAACGCCCGCTGGGTCTACGAGGAACGGGGGGACACTGACCGGATTCTACTCGCGATGGAGGATATCACCGAGCGAAAACGGGCAGAAGAAGCTCTGGCTGACGAGAAAGAACGGTTGGCGGTGACGCTCTGGAACATCGGCGAGGGGGTGATCGTCACTGATGTTGGGGGGTCGGTCGGGATGATGAACAGGGTCGCCGAGAGCCTGACCGGTTGGACTGCCAGCGAAGCCGTGGGATTACCGATCGATCAGGTCTATCAGGTGATCAATGAGAAGACCAGGAACCATTGCGTAAACCCGGTCGCTGCAGTTCTCAAAAAAGAGGAGACGACCGACTCATCCCACTTCCGGCTGTTGATTGGGAAGGACGGGATCGAACGACCGCTCGGGGATAGTGTGGCGGCTGTCAGGGACAAGGACGGCAAGATCATCGGGGTGGTGATCGTGTTCCGCGATATAACCGCAGCCCGGCGGATGGAGGAGGATCTCGCGAAGAACGAACGGCTTGAGTCTATCGGGGTGCTGGCTGGCGGAATCGCTCATGACTTCAACAACGCCCTGACCGCCATTGAAGGGAACATCGTTGTTGCCAAGGCGCATCTCAAGCCAGAGGAGAAGGCGTACGAACGGCTCTCTGAAGCTGAGATGGCCGCACACCGTGCAAGAGATCTGACCCGGCAACTGTTGACCTTCTCACGCGGGGGGAAACCGATCAAGCGTCAACTCCGCCTGAACGATCTGCTGATCGATGCAGTCTCGTTTGCACTTTCAGGTTCGGCTGTCAGAAAGAAGTTTTCGATTGCAGAGGATCTCTGGCCAGTCGAGGCTGACGAGGGGCAGATTCGGCAGGTGATCAATAATCTCGTGATCAATGCAGATCAGGCGATGCCTGACGGCGGGATCCTTGATGTGATCGGAGATAACGTCTCCCTGGCCTCCGATCAGGTCCTTTCGCTGAAGGCGGGGAACTACGTCAGGATTGCGGTAAAAGATCATGGGATCGGCATTCCAAAGGAGTTTCTCTCGAAGATCTACGAGCCGTACTTCACGACCAAGCAGAAGGGAAGCGGTCTTGGGTTGACGGTGGCCTATTCGATCCTTCGAAACCATGGTGGTTCCCTGATCGTCGACTCGGTGACAGGGGGCGGTTCAACATTCACCCTGTACATTCCTGCCTCCCAGATGCAGTTGCCAGTGGAATCTGTTCCTTCTGTTCATCCTCTTCAAGGCAACGAACGGATCCTCTGGATGGATGATGAGACGATGATCAGGGAGGTTGGAGGGGAGATGCTCTCGCTGCTCGGATATCGGTTTGCATTTGCGGAGGAAGGGGATCAGGCTATAGAACTCTACAAGGCCGCTCTTGAATCTGAGTCGCCGTTTGATGCGGTGATCCTCGATCTGACCGGGGCCGGCGGGCTCGGTGGCAAGGAGACGATCAAACAACTCCTCGAACTCGATCCGCAGGTCAGGGCTATCGTCTGCAGTGGTTACTCCAACGACCCGGTGATGGCCAACCATCGTGAGTATGGGTTCCGCGGAGTGCTGACCAAGCCGTTTACGATGAAGGAGCTCGACGACCAGATCCATCTGGTTATCGGTACCGAAGAGTAG
- a CDS encoding response regulator, with protein MNWRAERIGLNARDNTMSRTMNQNGTDEEGNTGQVYQILLIEDSPGDVRLTAEALREARMPFDLSVVPDGVEALAFLYREGQYHDAPRPDLILLDLNLPRRNGREVLARIKEDCNLDRIPVIVLTISTAEEDIITSYNLHANCYIIKPVNLEKFFNVIQSIEHFWLKGPAASTVGEVTDGS; from the coding sequence ATGAACTGGAGAGCAGAACGAATCGGCCTGAATGCACGAGATAACACAATGTCCCGTACCATGAATCAAAACGGAACCGACGAGGAGGGTAACACAGGCCAGGTCTATCAGATCCTGCTCATTGAAGACAGTCCTGGGGACGTTCGTCTGACCGCAGAAGCTCTCAGAGAGGCCAGAATGCCATTCGACCTTTCAGTTGTGCCTGATGGTGTCGAGGCCCTGGCATTTCTGTACAGGGAAGGACAGTATCATGATGCTCCCCGACCTGACCTGATCCTGCTCGATCTGAACCTGCCCCGCAGGAACGGTCGGGAGGTGTTGGCCAGGATCAAAGAGGACTGTAATCTGGACAGGATCCCGGTGATAGTGCTGACCATCTCAACTGCAGAGGAGGATATTATTACGTCGTATAACCTGCATGCCAACTGTTATATCATCAAACCTGTGAACCTTGAGAAATTTTTCAATGTGATCCAGTCCATCGAACATTTCTGGCTGAAGGGTCCTGCTGCGTCCACCGTCGGGGAGGTGACGGATGGATCCTGA
- a CDS encoding ATP-binding protein produces the protein MDRNPIWVVLDKDDPVETEEFQEMLSEGDRSLYEIVHVGRLNEALKNLRERGYDTILLDLSVSDPDGLNNRSKIRTGAEQIPMIGVSGLEEGETTIHNTHEDAELIFNAIHEPLVILDTGKIIHSANQSFYLQFHLEPGQTEGRSILDLADAEWKIPDPLILIEQIMDPGRSLNGFELKHTFPAIGQRVMLLNARSLPSSSGQPDLLLLSFLDITEQTRAQEAVRQANKKLNLLNSITRHDILNHLTVILGYLEILDGMGPSMINPEYISRIEAASTAIKKQIQFTAEYQDIGASPPHWHRLQDVIWRAGGNPRRSGITLKTQLDNLEIYADALLERVFANLFENSLVHGATVTEISISSLPDEDGMLLVVEDDGQGVPEALKEKIFSMGYGSSTGYGLFLIREILDMTGITIRENGTPGAGARFEMKIPLENYRMPQG, from the coding sequence ATGGATCGTAATCCAATCTGGGTGGTCCTTGACAAGGACGATCCAGTAGAAACAGAAGAGTTTCAGGAGATGCTGAGTGAAGGTGATCGCAGTCTGTATGAGATCGTGCATGTCGGACGACTGAACGAGGCGCTGAAGAATCTGCGGGAAAGGGGGTACGATACGATTCTTCTGGATCTGAGCGTATCCGATCCGGATGGCCTCAATAACCGATCGAAGATCCGGACTGGGGCAGAACAGATCCCGATGATCGGAGTCAGTGGGCTCGAAGAAGGAGAGACAACGATCCATAATACGCATGAAGATGCTGAACTGATATTCAACGCTATTCACGAACCGCTGGTGATTCTGGATACCGGTAAAATCATTCACTCTGCAAACCAGTCATTTTATCTCCAGTTTCATCTGGAGCCGGGGCAGACCGAAGGGCGGTCGATCCTCGATCTCGCAGATGCTGAATGGAAGATCCCTGATCCCCTCATCCTGATAGAGCAGATAATGGACCCGGGCAGATCACTCAATGGCTTTGAACTCAAGCACACCTTTCCAGCGATCGGCCAGCGTGTGATGCTGCTGAATGCCCGCTCTCTTCCGTCTTCCTCGGGACAGCCAGATCTCCTCCTGCTCTCGTTTCTGGATATCACCGAACAGACCAGGGCTCAGGAGGCGGTCAGGCAGGCGAACAAAAAACTGAATCTCCTCAACAGCATCACCCGCCATGATATCCTGAACCATTTGACCGTGATCCTCGGATATCTGGAGATCCTCGATGGAATGGGGCCATCGATGATTAACCCAGAGTATATCTCACGGATCGAGGCCGCGTCGACTGCCATCAAAAAACAGATCCAGTTCACGGCTGAGTATCAGGACATCGGAGCCAGTCCTCCGCACTGGCACCGGCTGCAGGATGTGATCTGGCGGGCTGGCGGAAACCCTCGTCGGTCCGGTATCACGCTCAAAACCCAACTTGATAACCTCGAAATCTATGCGGATGCATTGCTTGAGCGAGTCTTCGCCAACCTCTTTGAAAATTCCCTCGTGCATGGTGCCACCGTCACTGAGATCAGTATCTCATCTCTTCCTGATGAAGATGGGATGCTGCTGGTTGTCGAGGACGATGGGCAGGGGGTGCCTGAGGCATTGAAGGAGAAGATCTTCTCGATGGGGTATGGATCCAGTACCGGTTACGGCCTCTTTCTGATCAGGGAGATCCTGGATATGACCGGGATCACGATCAGAGAAAACGGCACACCCGGAGCAGGGGCACGATTTGAGATGAAAATCCCCCTGGAGAACTATAGAATGCCGCAAGGTTAA